In Nitrospirota bacterium, a genomic segment contains:
- a CDS encoding PilZ domain-containing protein: MRSYSCPKCGTVKTRLAPRHGVADRLLSTLTIYPLRCQLCTHRFTTFLGKLKANPRRNYDRVTVQYPAQVRPVHDSSQRVVVEGVLSNLSLRGCRVLTSQRIPMGCQVMLEFHPAEYDNPIMVDGALVRSRTAEGIGLRFSSFLRSEERRLRRILDLRLPDHAI; encoded by the coding sequence ATGCGCAGCTACAGTTGCCCGAAGTGCGGGACCGTGAAGACAAGACTCGCTCCACGCCATGGGGTCGCTGATCGGCTCCTCAGCACCCTGACTATTTACCCTCTGCGTTGTCAGCTCTGTACCCACCGCTTTACCACCTTCCTCGGCAAGCTCAAAGCCAACCCTCGCCGCAACTATGACCGGGTCACGGTCCAGTATCCGGCACAGGTTCGCCCAGTCCATGATTCCAGCCAACGAGTCGTTGTCGAAGGGGTGCTCTCGAATCTATCCCTGCGAGGGTGCCGTGTACTCACGAGCCAGCGTATTCCGATGGGCTGCCAGGTGATGCTGGAATTTCATCCTGCCGAGTACGATAATCCCATCATGGTCGACGGCGCCCTTGTCCGCTCCCGCACTGCTGAAGGAATCGGCCTGCGCTTTTCCAGTTTCCTGCGTTCGGAGGAACGGCGTCTCCGCCGCATTCTGGACTTGCGCCTTCCCGACCACGCCATCTAA